The sequence GTGGAAGACTTGTTTCATTTTTATAAACAAATTGAAAGCTTTGATTACCAATGCATCGTAGGAATTGGGGGTGGCAGTGTTTTAGATCTTTCGAAATCGTTAGCTGCCATAAAGGGCATGGAAATAGATTCTATCTCTACTTTACGCTCTGTAATTAAACAAAAACTATACATAAAAAATAAAAAATTTGTACCATGGATTGGCATTCCTACAACCTCAGGTACGGGTTCTGAAGTTACATGTTGGGCAACGATTTGGGATCGAGCGAACGGAGTGAAAATGTCCGTTGATAGTGAACACTTATATGCGCACACAGCTATTGTTGACCCAGCTCTAACAACATCCTTACCGAAGAGATTAACGGCATCAACTGCTTTAGATGCATTATGTCATGCAACAGAGGCTTACTGGTCAAAAAGCTCCAATGAAATTTCAAGAATCTATTCATTAGAAGCGATCAAACGAATTGTAAAAAACTTTGAAAAGGTATTAAATCAGCCGAATGACATTCTTTTAAGAAAAGAAATTGCTTTAGGGAGCTTGTATGCCGGTCTAGCCTTTAGCAATACAAGGACAACGGCATGCCACTCCATATCCTATCCTCTGACATTGGAGCTTGGAATGGTTCATGGAATCGCAGCAAGCATTACACTGGCAAAGGTAATGGAAATTAATTTTGACTCGATTATTGAAAACGATAAGCTGCTCGATGCATTTGGTGTTAGCAGCTGCAGTGAAATACAAGAACTTATTGAACATTTTCATGAGCAATCAGGCTTCTCTAGCAAACTCAGAGATTACGGAGCTAATGAAGAAATCATCGAAACAATTACGTCGAAAGCTTTTACAAAGGGTCGGATGGATAATAACCCCGTTGCATTAACGAAGGAAGATGTTGTACAAATTTTACGATCAATCTATTAAGGAGAGAAGAAAATGAAAACTAAATGGATGTTGACAATGCTTTTACTATTTTCTGTTTTATTAACAGCATGCGGTGGAGGTACTACTAACGGTGCCGTGAAAGTTGATGATGTAATTAAAATTGTTTGGTATCCGAACGAGTCTGGTCAGGATTTAAAATCCTCCCGTGATGAAATTGGACGACTTATTTCAGAAGCGACAGGTAAAAAGGTGGAACATCAATTAACAACAGACTATGCGATTGCGATCGAAACGCTAGTAAACAACAATGCGGACCTCGCATTTATGGGTGCACAAGGCTATGTTGAAGCAAATAATAGAAATGATGCGATTCAAACAATCGCTGTAAAATCAGGTGAATCTGGAACGTTGGAAGATGCTAAATATTATAGCTGGTTAGCAGTAAATGTAGATGAACAAGATAAATATAAAGAAAACGGTGAATTTTCACTTGATACGATTGCCGATACAAAGTTTTCATTCGTTTCAAACAGCTCAACATCAGGATTTAAAGTTCCTGCAGCTAGTATTATTGAACATTTCTCTCAACAAAAAGAGTATGCAGACTTAACGGAAGAAGATTTAATGGAAAGCGGATCCTTATTCTCGCAAGTATTATTTGGAAACTCTCATCAAGGCTCAGCTGTCAATTTATTGGCGGGAAATGCAGATGTTGCGGCATTTTGTGATACATGTGTGGAAGAATATGTGGAGATTGCCAAAGGAGAAGAAAATACCGTTGGTGCAGTTTATCGTGTAAAAGATGGTGCAGCAGAACCTTTTAATACCGTTCAAGGCAAGGAATTTACAATCATGAGTGCGACACCTGTCTTAAATGAACCATTTGTTGTGAATATCGATACCTTGGGTCAAGAAGATTTTGATACGATTCAAAAACTATTAACTTCAGATGACGTAGCCAATAATGAAAAAATCTTTGCTCCTAAAGATTCAGAACAGAGTGCTTTATTTTCAAAAAGCGATAAAGAAAGGCTAGTGGCTGTGGAAGATGAATGGTATGATCCAATCCGTGAATCTTCAAAGTAGTAAGTGATAAATAATTATTTAGGGAGAAGAGTGTGCATTTACGTCTACTCGTTCATAAGCACTCTTGCCCACTTTTATTAAGAAAAAGGAGATAAAGCCTATGTCATTGTTAAAGGTAAAAGGCCTCGGTAAATCTTATACAGCAGATAAACAAATATTAAAGAATATTGATTTTGAAATTAAAGCAGGCGAATTTGTATCCATCATTGGTCCGTCCGGTGCTGGTAAATCGACGATGCTGCGTTGTATTAATCGAATGGTTGATTTTAATGAGGGAAAAATTATTTTTAACCATCAGGATGTAGGAAGTTTAAATAAAAAAGAATTACGTCAATTACGAACAAATATTGGGATGGTGTTTCAGCATTATAATCTTGTGCCTCGTTTGACGGTGATTGAGAATGTGCTGCATGGCCGATTTGGTTATAAAACAACGCTGCAAGGCTTGTTAGGCAGATACACAGAAGAAGAAAAAGAACGTGCCTTTTATTTACTGGAACAGCTCGGAATTCATGAACATGCTTATAAGCGGTGTGACCAATTAAGTGGTGGCCAGCAACAGCGTGTAGGAATATGCAGAGCACTTATTCAAGAACCGAAACTAATTCTTTGTGATGAACCGATTGCTTCGCTGGATCCAAATTCATCTAAAGTGATTATGGATCATTTAAAATCGATTAGTACGGAAATGGGTATTACTTGTTTAGTAAATTTACACCAGGTAGATGTGGCACAACACTATTCAGATCGCATTATTGGGTTGAATAAAGGTGAAGTAGTATTTAATGGAAAAAGCCGTGATCTTTGTGACGAACAAATTCAAACCATTTACGGGACGAAAATGAAAGATTTAATAACAGCGTAAGGAGAAATGACAGTGAATGAAAAAGAGATGCGAAAAAGCAGATGGCAGACAGGTATTTTTCTTCTTATCATCATCGTTCTTACCCATTTATCATCAGCGCTTACAAGCTTTAACTTTGTAGAGGGAGTCGCGACGATCCCTACAGCGATTGGCTGGATCTTTTCTAATTTATTAGTGACACAGGAATCGCTTGATAAATTGCCAAAGATCCTGGAGAAATTAGCTGAAACCGTCTTTATGTCGATTGCGGCAACAACGATCGCGGCTGTTGTTTCTCTTTTCTTAGGGGTAGTGGGGTCCAAAACAACAAAAGTGAATAACTTTTTTAGTGTATTTGCCCGATTTATCGCTTCGGTTTCAAGAAATATCCCTGTTGTTGCGTGGTCATTGGTTTTGCTTATTTCTTTTGGACAAAATTCGGTAACCGGCTTTCTTGCTCTATTTGTTGGGACGGTAGGGTTTTTAACAAGAGCTTTTATCGAATCGATTGATGAAGCGAGCCAAAGTTCTGTGGAGGCCTTAACGGCAACAGGAGCAACTTATTTCCAAATTGTCGGTAAGGCGGTTATTCCACAATGCTTACCGCAAATGATTAGCTGGGTATTATTTATGGTGGAAACGAATATTAGAAATGCCACCTTGGTAGGAATTTTAACAGGAACGGGAATTGGTTACACCTTTGATATGTATTACAAAATGTTAAATTATGAAGTCGTAGCACTTGTAACCTTATGTATTGTTATTACCGTTATTATGGTGGATCTCATTTCGAATAATGTACGGAGAGTGATTTTATAATGGAAGCAACCGTAACCTATATCAAAAGAAAGAAAGACGGGCGAATTCATATAAAGTCGAGGAACAAAGGGAATTTAGCCGTAAGATGGACGTTAATCGTTCTGACCGTTTTGACCGTTGCTGCTTTTCTATTTTTTAACTATGAAGGGCTGGAATTAGGCTCGGCGATAACAGAAACTGCTTATAACTTGAAAGTGATGTTTTTCCAGCCGGCTTTGACTCATTTTGATTTAGGAGAAGCGGTCTATCAAGTGGGAGTGACAATTGGTTTAGCGTTCTTAGCTACGATTATTGGTGCCGTTATTGCCTTTTTCGTTTCATTGATGGCGGCAACGAATTTAGCTCCCCTATGGGTATCAAGAATCGTTCGTGTTTTTGTTGCCATTATTCGGGCTGTTCCGACCGTACTGTGGGTGTTAATCTTTGCGATTGCCGCTGGGTTGGGAAGTGAAGCGGCCGTTCTTGGGATGTTATTTCATTCAATTGCTTATTTAGTTAAAGCATTTTCTGAGGCATTTGAAGAAGTGGATAAGGGAATCTTTGAAGCACTGCAATCAACGGGGGCAAATTGGTGGCATATTGTCAGAAGCGGTGTTGTACCTTCTACTTTTACTTATTTATTATCATGGGTTTTCTTACGGTTTGAAATTAACTTCGGTGTAGCTGTAGCCATGGGAGCTGCAGCAGGAGCCGGCGGAATTGGATTTGAGCTTTTTATGGCCTCTGGCTTTTACTTTGATCTGCGTGAAGTTGGCTTTATTACGTATGCCATTTTCATTATAGCTTTTCTATTGGAGATCATTTCAACTCGTTTGAAAAAACGTTACTTTCCAGCAACTTCTGACTAAATAAAGGAGAGATAGAGAACGATGAATCACTACAAACTTCTAACCCCTGGGCCTCTGACGACGACAAGCAGTGTGAAAGAGGAAATGCTGATGGACCGTTGCACATGGGACAATGACTATAAAATCATTA is a genomic window of Niallia sp. XMNu-256 containing:
- the phnE gene encoding phosphonate ABC transporter, permease protein PhnE; translation: MNEKEMRKSRWQTGIFLLIIIVLTHLSSALTSFNFVEGVATIPTAIGWIFSNLLVTQESLDKLPKILEKLAETVFMSIAATTIAAVVSLFLGVVGSKTTKVNNFFSVFARFIASVSRNIPVVAWSLVLLISFGQNSVTGFLALFVGTVGFLTRAFIESIDEASQSSVEALTATGATYFQIVGKAVIPQCLPQMISWVLFMVETNIRNATLVGILTGTGIGYTFDMYYKMLNYEVVALVTLCIVITVIMVDLISNNVRRVIL
- a CDS encoding PhnD/SsuA/transferrin family substrate-binding protein, yielding MKTKWMLTMLLLFSVLLTACGGGTTNGAVKVDDVIKIVWYPNESGQDLKSSRDEIGRLISEATGKKVEHQLTTDYAIAIETLVNNNADLAFMGAQGYVEANNRNDAIQTIAVKSGESGTLEDAKYYSWLAVNVDEQDKYKENGEFSLDTIADTKFSFVSNSSTSGFKVPAASIIEHFSQQKEYADLTEEDLMESGSLFSQVLFGNSHQGSAVNLLAGNADVAAFCDTCVEEYVEIAKGEENTVGAVYRVKDGAAEPFNTVQGKEFTIMSATPVLNEPFVVNIDTLGQEDFDTIQKLLTSDDVANNEKIFAPKDSEQSALFSKSDKERLVAVEDEWYDPIRESSK
- a CDS encoding phosphonoacetaldehyde reductase, translating into MKQNKETNKKGTNIMGNYFNPVKIKIDTIDVIEDILSTLHSQPRKILLLHRGGDFSESDAGQGLFKSLGDFEVKPLEVNISNPDVEDLFHFYKQIESFDYQCIVGIGGGSVLDLSKSLAAIKGMEIDSISTLRSVIKQKLYIKNKKFVPWIGIPTTSGTGSEVTCWATIWDRANGVKMSVDSEHLYAHTAIVDPALTTSLPKRLTASTALDALCHATEAYWSKSSNEISRIYSLEAIKRIVKNFEKVLNQPNDILLRKEIALGSLYAGLAFSNTRTTACHSISYPLTLELGMVHGIAASITLAKVMEINFDSIIENDKLLDAFGVSSCSEIQELIEHFHEQSGFSSKLRDYGANEEIIETITSKAFTKGRMDNNPVALTKEDVVQILRSIY
- the phnC gene encoding phosphonate ABC transporter ATP-binding protein; this encodes MSLLKVKGLGKSYTADKQILKNIDFEIKAGEFVSIIGPSGAGKSTMLRCINRMVDFNEGKIIFNHQDVGSLNKKELRQLRTNIGMVFQHYNLVPRLTVIENVLHGRFGYKTTLQGLLGRYTEEEKERAFYLLEQLGIHEHAYKRCDQLSGGQQQRVGICRALIQEPKLILCDEPIASLDPNSSKVIMDHLKSISTEMGITCLVNLHQVDVAQHYSDRIIGLNKGEVVFNGKSRDLCDEQIQTIYGTKMKDLITA
- a CDS encoding ABC transporter permease subunit, with product MEATVTYIKRKKDGRIHIKSRNKGNLAVRWTLIVLTVLTVAAFLFFNYEGLELGSAITETAYNLKVMFFQPALTHFDLGEAVYQVGVTIGLAFLATIIGAVIAFFVSLMAATNLAPLWVSRIVRVFVAIIRAVPTVLWVLIFAIAAGLGSEAAVLGMLFHSIAYLVKAFSEAFEEVDKGIFEALQSTGANWWHIVRSGVVPSTFTYLLSWVFLRFEINFGVAVAMGAAAGAGGIGFELFMASGFYFDLREVGFITYAIFIIAFLLEIISTRLKKRYFPATSD